Proteins encoded by one window of Sediminicoccus rosea:
- a CDS encoding ABC1 kinase family protein, producing the protein MSDRESSSFFGEVRRMARTSGAVTGIAARVAGERFLGIKTNKDAHAGDLKAILGGLKGPMMKVAQFLATIPDALPEEYARELATLQSNAPPMGWAFVNRRMGTELGANWQSNFAEFGREAAAAASLGQVHRAKLKDGTEVACKLQYPDMNSVVEADLKQLKLGMQLYRKMDSALDNEDAYAEIAERLREELDYTREAAHQRLYSLILADEPRVHVPTPIDHLTTRRLLTMTWLKGGSILKRLDEEPSLEERNLYAEALFQAWYKPVYRYGVIHGDPHLGNYQVRQPGVHDEVGGISLLDFGVVRIFPPSFITGVITLYEAVRDGDDDKAHHAFESWGFRNLSRETMLVLKSWADFLYEPLLEDKVRFIQQSDDPTHGRKVAQAVHEGLKRTGGVKIPREFPLMDRAAIGLGSVFFRLKAQRNWHRMFNELIADYSEEKLAQRQAAALAEARVPGPI; encoded by the coding sequence TTGAGCGACCGCGAAAGCTCCTCCTTCTTCGGCGAGGTGCGGCGCATGGCGCGCACCTCGGGCGCCGTCACCGGCATCGCGGCCCGCGTGGCGGGTGAGCGCTTCCTCGGCATCAAGACCAACAAGGATGCCCATGCGGGTGACCTGAAGGCGATCCTGGGCGGGCTGAAGGGGCCGATGATGAAGGTGGCGCAGTTCCTCGCCACCATTCCGGATGCGCTGCCCGAGGAATACGCGCGCGAATTGGCGACGCTGCAATCCAACGCGCCGCCCATGGGCTGGGCCTTCGTGAACCGTCGCATGGGCACGGAGCTGGGCGCCAATTGGCAATCCAACTTCGCGGAATTCGGGCGTGAGGCCGCGGCCGCCGCCTCGCTCGGCCAGGTGCATCGCGCGAAGCTGAAGGACGGCACCGAGGTCGCCTGCAAGCTGCAATACCCGGACATGAATTCCGTGGTGGAGGCGGATCTCAAGCAGCTCAAGCTCGGCATGCAGCTCTATCGCAAGATGGACAGCGCGCTCGACAATGAGGACGCCTATGCCGAGATCGCCGAGCGGCTGCGCGAGGAGCTCGACTACACACGCGAGGCCGCGCACCAGCGCCTCTACAGCCTGATCCTGGCCGATGAACCGCGCGTGCATGTGCCCACGCCGATCGACCACCTGACCACCCGCCGCCTGCTGACGATGACCTGGCTGAAGGGCGGCTCCATCCTGAAGCGGCTGGACGAGGAGCCCTCGCTGGAGGAGCGCAACCTCTATGCCGAGGCGCTGTTCCAGGCCTGGTACAAACCGGTCTATCGCTATGGTGTGATTCATGGCGACCCGCATCTGGGCAATTACCAGGTGCGCCAGCCGGGCGTGCATGACGAGGTGGGCGGCATCAGCCTGCTCGATTTCGGCGTGGTGCGGATCTTCCCGCCGAGCTTCATCACCGGCGTCATCACCCTCTACGAGGCGGTGCGCGACGGCGATGACGACAAGGCGCACCACGCCTTCGAATCCTGGGGTTTCCGCAATCTCTCGCGCGAGACGATGCTGGTGCTGAAATCCTGGGCGGATTTCCTCTACGAGCCGCTGCTGGAGGATAAGGTCCGCTTCATCCAGCAATCCGATGACCCGACGCATGGCCGCAAGGTCGCGCAGGCGGTGCATGAGGGGCTGAAGCGCACCGGCGGTGTGAAGATCCCGCGCGAATTCCCGCTGATGGACCGTGCGGCGATCGGCCTCGGCAGCGTCTTCTTCCGCCTCAAGGCGCAGCGCAACTGGCACCGCATGTTCAACGAGCTCATCGCCGACTACAGCGAGGAGAAGCTGGCGCAGCGCCAGGCGGCCGCGCTGGCTGAGGCGCGGGTGCCGGGGCCGATCTGA
- a CDS encoding M3 family oligoendopeptidase has protein sequence MLRSPLDASGPAAGGDASLPSWDLSDLYKGPEDAALSADLARTEEQARAFQERLSGKLAGLSGDALAAALREYEAIEEVLGRVMSFAQLLFAGDAQNAENGRFYQTMQERVTGISSHLVFFTLELNHIAEATLEEKLKASPALARFRPWLRDLRVWLPHQLSDEMERLLHEKEVTGRAAWNRLFDETMANMTVTVSGEELSVSAALNKLSDSDRDVRAAAAKGVSEAFGSRIRLFSLITNTLVKDKEVMDKWRNHPRPGSSRNRANMVEDEVVDALVTAVRESFPRLSHRYYSMKAKWLGLEKLMHWDRNAPLPRDADSTIPWPQAVQQVRAAYAGFSPEMEKLAAPFFDKPWIDAALRPGKSGGAFAHPTVPSAHPYLLLNYHGKARDVMTLAHELGHGVHQRLAAEQGYLMSSTPLTLAETASVFGEMLTFRALLDAETDPAKRRLLLAGKVEDMLNTVVRQIAFYRFETLVHDERRHGELSAERIGEIWMQVQTESLGPIFDFTPDYACYWAYIPHFVHSPFYVYAYAFGDCLVNALYGVYRDGSVPDFEGKYMAMLKAGGTLRHKELLAPFGLDASRPDFWKRGLDVISGFIDELEQTS, from the coding sequence ATGTTGCGCTCCCCCCTCGATGCCTCTGGCCCCGCCGCCGGCGGCGATGCCTCCCTGCCTTCGTGGGATCTCTCCGATCTCTACAAGGGGCCGGAGGATGCCGCCCTTTCGGCCGACCTCGCCCGCACCGAGGAACAGGCCCGCGCCTTCCAGGAGCGGCTGTCCGGCAAGCTCGCCGGGCTTTCGGGCGATGCCCTGGCCGCGGCGCTGCGGGAATACGAGGCGATCGAGGAGGTTCTGGGCCGGGTGATGAGCTTCGCGCAGCTGCTCTTCGCGGGCGATGCGCAGAATGCCGAGAATGGCCGCTTCTACCAGACCATGCAGGAGCGGGTGACGGGCATCTCCTCCCACCTCGTCTTCTTCACGCTGGAACTGAACCACATCGCAGAAGCGACGCTGGAGGAGAAGCTGAAGGCGAGCCCCGCCCTGGCCCGCTTCCGCCCCTGGCTGCGCGACCTGCGCGTCTGGCTGCCGCACCAGCTCTCGGACGAGATGGAGCGCCTGCTGCACGAGAAGGAGGTGACGGGCCGCGCCGCCTGGAACCGCCTCTTCGACGAGACCATGGCGAACATGACAGTGACGGTGAGCGGCGAAGAGCTCTCGGTCAGCGCCGCGCTGAACAAGCTCTCCGACAGTGACCGGGATGTGCGCGCGGCGGCGGCCAAGGGTGTCTCCGAGGCGTTTGGCAGCCGCATCCGCCTCTTCTCCCTCATCACCAACACGCTGGTGAAGGACAAGGAGGTGATGGACAAGTGGCGCAACCACCCCCGCCCCGGCTCCTCCCGCAACCGCGCCAACATGGTCGAGGACGAGGTGGTGGACGCGCTGGTGACCGCCGTGCGCGAGAGTTTTCCCCGACTTTCGCACCGCTACTACAGCATGAAGGCCAAGTGGCTCGGCCTCGAGAAGCTGATGCATTGGGACCGCAACGCGCCATTGCCGCGCGATGCGGACAGCACCATCCCGTGGCCCCAGGCCGTGCAGCAGGTGCGCGCCGCCTATGCCGGCTTCAGCCCGGAAATGGAGAAGCTGGCGGCGCCCTTCTTCGACAAGCCCTGGATCGATGCCGCACTCCGCCCCGGCAAGTCGGGCGGCGCCTTCGCCCACCCGACGGTGCCGAGCGCGCACCCCTACCTGCTGCTGAACTACCACGGCAAGGCGCGGGACGTGATGACGCTGGCGCATGAGCTGGGCCATGGGGTCCACCAGCGCCTCGCCGCCGAGCAGGGCTACCTGATGTCCAGCACGCCGCTGACGCTCGCCGAGACCGCCAGCGTCTTCGGCGAGATGCTGACCTTCCGCGCCCTGCTGGATGCCGAGACGGACCCCGCCAAGCGGCGCCTGCTGCTGGCCGGGAAGGTGGAGGACATGCTGAACACGGTGGTGCGGCAGATCGCCTTCTACCGGTTCGAGACGCTCGTGCACGACGAGCGCCGCCATGGCGAGCTCTCGGCCGAGCGCATCGGCGAGATCTGGATGCAGGTGCAGACGGAAAGCCTGGGGCCGATCTTCGACTTCACGCCGGATTACGCCTGCTACTGGGCCTATATCCCGCACTTCGTGCACTCGCCCTTCTACGTCTACGCCTATGCCTTCGGGGATTGCCTGGTGAACGCGCTCTACGGCGTGTATCGCGACGGCAGCGTTCCGGACTTCGAGGGCAAGTACATGGCGATGCTGAAGGCCGGCGGGACGCTGCGGCACAAGGAATTGCTGGCGCCCTTCGGCCTCGACGCCTCGCGCCCGGATTTCTGGAAGCGCGGGCTGGACGTGATTTCCGGCTTCATCGATGAACTGGAGCAGACCTCTTGA
- a CDS encoding AMP-dependent synthetase/ligase, with translation MPHTVEQATSLPGLIFTLAVEAPDRPMLGYWREGAWHSMSRGEFCQKVADLAAGLRAQGIMPGDRVLLVSENRPEFMIADNAIMAIGAVTVPTYVTNTVADHAHVLRDSGARAAIVSTHALAERVLAAAPLDLLVGMEELPPAPAETRALSWAEMTATPGDLAMLIAEVEHIPAGRLACLIYTSGTGGNPKGVMLPHRAMLTNCAGAKGLIDRIGVRHGRYLSFLPLSHSYEHTVGGFLMPACGYQVIFSRGADKLLADFAEHRPHLITTVPRLFEVIRERIMGALEKEGGLRLKLFRRAIALGLRKLDGPPLGLFERVQDALLDRLVRQKVRARFGGALEALVSGGARLDPELSGFFMALGVTIIQGYGQSEAGPVISVNLPWDNDRRSVGKPLPGVEVRLAEDGELLVKGGLVMDGYWNNPDATAQALRVPEGESEPWLHTGDVAELRDGRIHITDRKRDFIKLKGGDMVAPSKIEAMLAGEAEVAQAVVAGEGMAGVVALIVPAEGQAERVGEAVKRVNARLSNIERIRRVQTLPEAFTVENGLLTPTMKIKRRQVLERYGAEVAALG, from the coding sequence ATGCCGCACACCGTCGAACAGGCGACGAGCCTGCCCGGCCTGATCTTCACCCTGGCCGTCGAGGCGCCGGACCGGCCCATGCTGGGCTATTGGCGGGAGGGGGCCTGGCACAGCATGAGCCGCGGCGAATTCTGCCAGAAGGTCGCTGACCTGGCCGCCGGGCTGCGCGCCCAGGGCATCATGCCCGGGGACCGCGTTCTGCTGGTGAGCGAGAATCGCCCGGAATTCATGATCGCGGACAACGCCATCATGGCCATCGGCGCGGTGACCGTGCCCACCTACGTGACCAACACGGTGGCCGACCACGCCCATGTCCTCCGCGACAGCGGGGCGCGGGCCGCCATCGTCTCCACCCATGCGCTGGCGGAGCGGGTGCTGGCCGCGGCCCCCCTGGACCTGCTGGTGGGCATGGAAGAGCTGCCCCCCGCGCCGGCCGAGACGCGGGCCCTCAGCTGGGCCGAGATGACGGCCACGCCCGGCGACCTCGCCATGCTGATCGCGGAGGTGGAGCACATCCCGGCCGGGCGGCTGGCCTGCCTGATCTACACCTCTGGCACCGGCGGCAACCCCAAGGGCGTGATGCTGCCGCACCGCGCCATGCTGACCAATTGCGCCGGCGCCAAGGGCCTGATCGACCGGATCGGCGTCAGGCACGGGCGCTACCTCTCCTTCCTGCCGCTCTCGCACAGCTATGAGCACACGGTGGGCGGCTTCCTCATGCCGGCCTGTGGCTACCAGGTGATCTTCTCGCGCGGCGCGGACAAGCTCCTGGCCGATTTCGCCGAGCACCGGCCGCACCTCATCACCACCGTCCCGCGCCTTTTCGAGGTGATCCGCGAGCGCATCATGGGCGCGCTCGAAAAGGAGGGCGGGCTGCGGCTCAAGCTGTTCCGGCGCGCCATCGCGCTCGGCCTGCGCAAGCTGGACGGCCCGCCGCTCGGCCTGTTCGAGCGCGTGCAGGACGCCCTGCTGGACCGGCTGGTGCGGCAGAAGGTCCGCGCGCGCTTCGGCGGCGCGCTGGAGGCGCTGGTCTCGGGCGGCGCGCGGCTCGACCCGGAGCTGTCCGGCTTCTTCATGGCGCTCGGCGTCACCATCATCCAGGGCTACGGGCAGAGCGAGGCCGGGCCCGTCATCAGCGTGAACCTGCCCTGGGACAATGACCGCCGCAGCGTGGGCAAGCCGCTGCCAGGGGTGGAGGTACGCCTCGCCGAGGATGGCGAGCTGCTGGTCAAGGGCGGCCTCGTCATGGACGGCTACTGGAACAACCCCGACGCCACCGCCCAGGCGCTGCGCGTCCCGGAGGGCGAGAGCGAGCCCTGGCTGCACACGGGCGACGTGGCGGAGCTGCGCGACGGCCGCATCCACATCACCGACCGCAAGCGCGACTTCATCAAGCTGAAGGGCGGCGACATGGTCGCCCCCTCCAAGATCGAGGCGATGCTGGCGGGCGAGGCCGAGGTGGCGCAGGCCGTGGTGGCGGGCGAGGGAATGGCGGGTGTCGTGGCCCTCATCGTCCCCGCCGAGGGCCAGGCGGAGCGCGTGGGCGAAGCGGTGAAGCGCGTGAATGCGCGCCTCTCCAACATCGAGCGCATCCGCCGCGTGCAGACCCTGCCCGAGGCCTTCACGGTGGAGAACGGGCTGCTGACGCCGACCATGAAGATCAAGCGGCGGCAGGTGCTGGAACGCTACGGCGCGGAGGTGGCGGCACTGGGGTAG
- a CDS encoding MlaD family protein, whose amino-acid sequence MKRSGWLLVAALLLPMAGFAQGGSTLRVLLPPEGTAGLEAGADVQVLGLKAGTVQRISFAPGRRLVAEILLTEPGARDFIRRDSPITIRSRMGGVGAGFLFIGRGEGAALDWSAATLEATTEPSQLQVLEQLRDRALPVLEDLGRVSRFAVRFVDGVERGEGSLGRLMADDQFARSAEAAAQELTSLLRGGAQLVQRFDGLAAQAERLMAESGPNATLPALMRRVDQALANLQQATRDVSRATQRLPQTVRNVEESTGNVPGLLLQTQQTTRELELLLTQLRGMWLLGGGGPPPPEPRRPAAERLRP is encoded by the coding sequence ATGAAGCGATCGGGATGGCTGCTGGTGGCGGCCCTGCTCCTGCCCATGGCGGGTTTCGCCCAGGGTGGTTCCACGCTCCGCGTCCTCCTCCCGCCCGAGGGCACCGCCGGCCTGGAGGCGGGCGCCGATGTGCAGGTGCTGGGCCTGAAGGCCGGCACCGTCCAGCGCATCAGCTTCGCGCCCGGCCGCCGCCTCGTCGCCGAGATCCTCCTGACCGAGCCGGGCGCGCGCGACTTCATCCGCCGGGATTCGCCCATCACCATCCGCAGCCGCATGGGCGGGGTGGGCGCGGGCTTTCTCTTCATCGGCCGGGGCGAGGGCGCCGCGCTGGACTGGAGCGCCGCCACCCTGGAAGCCACCACCGAGCCCTCGCAGCTCCAGGTGCTGGAACAGCTGCGTGACCGTGCCTTGCCGGTGCTGGAGGATCTGGGCCGCGTCTCCCGCTTCGCCGTGCGCTTCGTGGACGGGGTGGAGCGCGGCGAGGGTTCGCTCGGCCGCCTCATGGCCGATGACCAATTCGCCCGCAGCGCCGAGGCCGCGGCGCAGGAGTTGACCAGCCTGCTGCGCGGCGGCGCGCAGCTCGTCCAGCGCTTCGACGGGCTCGCCGCCCAGGCCGAGCGGCTGATGGCGGAGAGCGGCCCCAACGCCACCCTGCCCGCCCTGATGCGCCGCGTGGACCAGGCGCTGGCCAATCTCCAGCAGGCGACGCGCGACGTCTCCCGCGCCACGCAGCGCCTGCCGCAGACGGTCCGCAACGTCGAGGAAAGCACCGGCAACGTCCCCGGCCTGCTGCTCCAGACGCAGCAGACGACGCGCGAGCTGGAACTGCTGCTGACCCAGCTGCGCGGCATGTGGCTCCTGGGCGGCGGTGGCCCGCCCCCGCCCGAACCGCGCCGGCCGGCCGCCGAAAGGCTGCGCCCGTGA
- a CDS encoding sterol desaturase family protein produces the protein MSEATLRLGAFLGVLALLLAAERLIPWQVPRPLGWRRWLPNFGLVALGAVTVRFLMPLAAVGAALWAQSRGVGLLNWLEAPAWLAIPLTVVLLDLLIYWQHRIFHVVPWLWRLHRVHHADPEMDASTGLRFHPIEIWLSMWVKIAAAIALGAPPEGVVAFEIILNAASLFEHAAIRIPPRLDAALGWVIVTPSLHRIHHSEREEETNSHYGFCLSVWDRLFGSWRGSWAGELVLGIRGYRAEREQHVLPLLTQPFR, from the coding sequence ATGAGTGAAGCCACCCTCCGCCTCGGCGCCTTCCTCGGCGTGCTGGCCCTGCTGTTGGCAGCCGAGCGGCTGATCCCCTGGCAGGTGCCGCGCCCCCTGGGCTGGCGGCGCTGGCTGCCGAATTTCGGGCTGGTGGCGCTGGGCGCGGTCACGGTGCGCTTCCTGATGCCGCTGGCGGCTGTCGGCGCCGCGCTCTGGGCGCAGTCGCGGGGCGTGGGCCTGCTCAACTGGCTCGAGGCGCCCGCCTGGCTGGCGATTCCGCTCACGGTCGTGCTGCTCGACCTGCTGATCTACTGGCAGCACCGGATCTTCCATGTGGTGCCCTGGCTCTGGCGGCTGCACCGCGTCCATCACGCCGACCCGGAGATGGATGCCAGCACCGGGCTGCGTTTCCATCCCATCGAGATCTGGCTCTCCATGTGGGTGAAGATCGCGGCCGCCATCGCGCTGGGCGCGCCACCGGAGGGCGTGGTGGCCTTCGAGATCATCCTGAACGCGGCGAGCCTCTTCGAGCATGCCGCCATCCGCATCCCGCCCCGGCTGGATGCCGCGCTGGGCTGGGTGATCGTGACGCCCAGCCTGCACCGCATCCATCACTCGGAGCGCGAGGAGGAGACGAACAGCCATTACGGATTCTGCCTCTCCGTGTGGGACCGGCTTTTCGGCAGTTGGCGCGGCAGTTGGGCGGGAGAGCTGGTGCTGGGCATACGGGGCTATCGCGCCGAGCGCGAGCAGCATGTGCTGCCGCTGCTGACGCAACCCTTCCGGTAG
- a CDS encoding NAD(P)H-dependent flavin oxidoreductase → MDLRQKLQGRLRLPLIGSPLFIISVPDLVVAQCTSGVIGSMPTLNARPLEQLDDWLYEISGRLAEHDRAHPDRPSAPYAMNLIVHRSNDRLEEDLKLVVKHKVPLVITSLGARPEVNDAIHSYGGHVIHDVINQTFAHKAIEKGADGLVLVAAGAGGHAGAQSPFALMQETRAWFDGPIALSGSIAHGRSILAAEAMGADFAYMGSAFIATEEARAVDEYKHMLVEAGADDIVYTNLITGVHGNYLKPSVRNAGLDPDNLETSDKSAMSFAQGRNKKWKDIWGAGQSVSGIHEVVPAADLVARLHREYLEARQRLGGASPLVNPNWTQLAEAA, encoded by the coding sequence ATGGATCTGCGCCAGAAGCTTCAGGGCCGGCTGCGCCTGCCGCTCATCGGCTCGCCGCTCTTCATCATCTCGGTGCCCGACCTCGTCGTCGCGCAATGCACGTCGGGCGTCATCGGTTCCATGCCCACGTTGAACGCGCGGCCGCTGGAGCAGCTGGATGACTGGCTCTACGAGATCAGCGGGCGCCTCGCCGAGCATGACCGCGCCCACCCCGACCGGCCTTCCGCGCCCTATGCGATGAACCTCATCGTCCATCGCTCCAACGACCGGCTGGAGGAGGACCTGAAGCTCGTCGTGAAGCACAAGGTGCCGCTGGTCATCACCTCGCTCGGCGCGCGGCCCGAGGTGAATGACGCGATCCACTCCTATGGCGGCCATGTGATCCATGACGTGATCAACCAGACCTTCGCCCACAAGGCGATCGAGAAGGGCGCCGATGGCCTGGTGCTGGTGGCGGCCGGCGCGGGCGGCCATGCCGGCGCGCAAAGCCCTTTCGCCCTGATGCAGGAGACGCGCGCCTGGTTCGACGGGCCGATCGCGCTTTCGGGCAGCATCGCGCATGGCCGCAGCATCCTGGCGGCCGAGGCGATGGGCGCCGACTTCGCCTATATGGGCTCCGCCTTCATCGCCACCGAGGAGGCGCGCGCGGTGGATGAATACAAGCACATGCTGGTGGAAGCGGGTGCGGACGACATCGTCTACACCAACCTCATCACCGGCGTGCATGGCAACTACCTGAAGCCCTCGGTGCGGAATGCGGGGCTCGACCCGGACAATCTCGAGACCTCCGACAAGTCGGCGATGAGCTTCGCCCAGGGCCGCAACAAGAAGTGGAAGGACATCTGGGGCGCGGGGCAGAGCGTCTCGGGCATCCATGAGGTGGTGCCCGCGGCGGATCTCGTGGCGCGGCTGCACCGTGAATACCTGGAGGCGCGGCAGAGGCTGGGCGGGGCCTCGCCGCTGGTGAACCCGAACTGGACGCAACTGGCGGAGGCCGCCTGA
- a CDS encoding FAD-dependent oxidoreductase, producing the protein MAQPKPVLIAGAGPVGLVAAASLVRAGIPVLVLEAGPGISEEMRASTFHAPTLDMLDDLGAAKDMIRQGIIGPRVQYRRRDQSVIAEFDFGLLADVTRHPYRLQCEQFKLTRILHGMLRENPLYQVRFHSAVAAVRDEGDHVSAELEDGTRLTGSWIIGADGARSAVRKSAAIAFNGFTWPERFLVLSTEFDFASIIPGLADVSYYADPEEWFFLLRVPGVWRAMFPVKAEVSDEEVMTPEFARARFARVVAGHGDYPIKHTTLYRVHQRVAETFRKGRILLAGDAAHINNPLGGMGLNGGVHDAVNLVEKLVQVMRGEAEEALLDRYDRQRRGITEEVVQRTTIQNKKNLEAATPEDQADFQARMAEAAGDPAKAHAHLLGMSMINSLRRAAEIA; encoded by the coding sequence ATGGCCCAGCCCAAGCCCGTCCTCATCGCCGGCGCGGGGCCGGTCGGCCTCGTCGCCGCCGCCTCGCTCGTCCGCGCCGGCATCCCGGTGCTGGTGCTGGAAGCCGGCCCCGGCATCTCGGAGGAGATGCGCGCCTCCACCTTCCATGCCCCCACGCTCGACATGCTGGACGATCTGGGCGCGGCGAAGGATATGATCCGCCAGGGCATCATCGGGCCGCGCGTGCAGTATCGCCGGCGGGACCAGAGCGTGATCGCGGAATTCGATTTCGGCCTGCTGGCCGATGTGACGCGCCACCCCTATCGGCTGCAATGCGAGCAGTTCAAGCTGACGCGCATCCTGCACGGCATGCTGCGGGAGAACCCGCTCTACCAGGTGCGCTTCCACAGCGCCGTGGCCGCCGTGCGGGACGAGGGCGACCATGTGAGCGCCGAGCTGGAGGACGGCACGCGCCTGACCGGCAGCTGGATCATCGGCGCCGATGGCGCGCGCAGCGCCGTCCGCAAATCCGCCGCCATCGCCTTCAACGGCTTCACCTGGCCCGAGCGCTTCCTGGTCCTCTCCACCGAATTCGACTTCGCCAGCATCATCCCGGGCCTGGCCGACGTCTCCTACTACGCCGACCCGGAGGAGTGGTTCTTCCTGCTGCGCGTCCCCGGCGTGTGGCGCGCCATGTTCCCGGTGAAAGCTGAGGTCTCCGACGAGGAGGTGATGACGCCGGAATTCGCCCGCGCCCGCTTCGCTCGCGTGGTGGCGGGGCATGGCGACTACCCGATCAAGCACACCACGCTCTACCGCGTGCACCAGCGCGTAGCCGAGACCTTCCGCAAGGGGCGCATCCTGCTGGCGGGCGATGCCGCGCATATCAACAACCCGCTGGGCGGCATGGGGCTGAATGGCGGCGTGCATGACGCGGTGAACCTGGTCGAGAAACTCGTCCAGGTGATGCGGGGCGAGGCGGAGGAGGCCCTGCTCGACCGCTACGACCGGCAGCGGCGCGGCATCACCGAGGAGGTGGTGCAGCGCACGACGATCCAGAACAAGAAGAACCTGGAAGCCGCCACCCCAGAGGACCAGGCCGATTTCCAGGCCCGCATGGCCGAAGCCGCGGGCGATCCGGCGAAGGCCCACGCGCACCTGCTCGGCATGTCCATGATCAACAGCCTCCGCCGCGCGGCCGAGATCGCCTGA